From a single Clostridium isatidis genomic region:
- the ybaK gene encoding Cys-tRNA(Pro) deacylase, with product MDEKTNVMRILDQKKIKYNSYSYVDTDAISGLDVAKALNQDPRRVFKTLVTVGKSKKNYVFVIPVEKELDLKKAAKSVGEKSIEMIKAKELLPLTGYIHGGCSPIGMKKFFTTIIDISAQDFDTFIFSAGKIGYQVELSLEDLSKVIRFQLADLAAV from the coding sequence ATGGATGAAAAAACAAATGTAATGAGAATATTAGATCAAAAGAAAATCAAATATAATAGCTATTCTTATGTTGATACAGATGCCATAAGTGGACTTGACGTTGCAAAAGCCCTTAATCAGGATCCAAGGAGGGTTTTTAAGACTCTTGTTACCGTAGGAAAGTCTAAGAAAAATTATGTTTTTGTAATACCTGTTGAAAAGGAATTAGATTTAAAAAAGGCAGCAAAAAGTGTTGGGGAGAAATCTATAGAAATGATAAAAGCAAAGGAATTATTGCCTTTAACAGGTTATATTCATGGAGGCTGTTCACCAATAGGAATGAAGAAATTTTTTACTACTATAATCGACATATCAGCTCAGGATTTTGATACCTTCATTTTTAGTGCTGGTAAAATAGGTTATCAAGTAGAGCTGAGCTTAGAAGATTTAAGCAAGGTTATAAGATTTCAATTAGCTGATTTGGCAGCTGTTTAA